The sequence AACCCCTGTGGCTCCCACCAGGCTCAGCAATGGTGTTCCCAGCAGCAGCGTGATCAATAAAGCCTGATACATATCTGCAGTGAGATTAAGAAACAGGGCCAGCAACGGTGAAATAATTAGTAAGGGTAAGACACAGGTCAGCCAGTGAGACAACACCTTGATCAGAACCACCAGGCTCAGCGGCACCGGCGATAAGGTCATTTGCTCAAGCCAGCCGTCATTAAAATCCTCTCTGAACAGCCGCTCCATCCCCAGCAAAGAAGAAAGCAATACCGCAACCCAGATCACACCGGGGCCAATTTTCTGAAGCATTTGCGGCCCTGGCCCCACGCCAAGGGGGAACAGGCTGATCACCAACACAAAAAAGATCAGTGGCTGTAGTAACTCACTCTTTTGCCGGAACGCCAGTGCCAGTTCTCTGGACAATAACGCCTGCCATGGTCTGCTCATAACCGGTACTCC comes from Lacimicrobium alkaliphilum and encodes:
- the ccmB gene encoding heme exporter protein CcmB — encoded protein: MSRPWQALLSRELALAFRQKSELLQPLIFFVLVISLFPLGVGPGPQMLQKIGPGVIWVAVLLSSLLGMERLFREDFNDGWLEQMTLSPVPLSLVVLIKVLSHWLTCVLPLLIISPLLALFLNLTADMYQALLITLLLGTPLLSLVGATGVALTTGLQRGGVLLSLLLLPLFIPLLIFATSAVDAAALQLSYNGQLAIIGALLLLALGLTPFATAYALKVTQG